One uncultured Carboxylicivirga sp. genomic window, ACTATATCAGCTGTTCTGTTAACTCCTTCGTTTATTGCATTTAAGTAGGTTTGTGCCTCTTCAATATTATTTCCCGGATTTTCTTTTAAGTAATTTTCAATCGCCAAACTGCCACCCATTATAAAGTTCAATGGATTATTAATTTCATGAGCAATACCAGCTGAAAGCAGACCTAGCGAAGCCATTTTTTCGGATTGAATAAGCTGCTGCTGTGCTGTATGCAAATTGTTTAGTGTGATTTCGAGATTTTTTTTCTGTTCTAACAGAAGCCTGTTTGAATTATTTAATTCCTGATTACGTTTATTCAGTTCATCCGTACGGTCCTTTACCAGAATTTCCAGATTATTACGGTGTCTGGCTAATTCTTCCTGAGTAATTTTGCTTTCAGTAACATCAATAAAGGTGTTCATTATTAATGTTGAATCTTTGTAATGTAATTTTAAACATGAATATAAAAAATGCTTTTTTTCTCCATCATTATTAAATAAGGCTAATTCCCAATTATCAACTCTATTGGATTTAAGTACCATTTCCTTGATGTTGCTGTAATATTTTTCTTCATCCAGAAAATTTAATTCATGGGGAGTTTTACCTAATACATTAGCTTCTTCTATTTTAAAGGTGTTACAATATGATTTGTTAACGATAAGATGACGTAAACTTTCATCAGTCACACTTATCGGATATGGAGCCAGATTAAGTAATGTCTGAAATAAATGTTCACTCTCTTTTAATGCATCTTCAGCTAATTTGAGTTCTGTTGTGTCTATTAGGGTTCCCATAATAGCTGCCCGGTTCTTATATTGCATTGTGGTTCCGAGTACCTGAATATATATTGTAGTATTATCTTTTTTTAAACCTTTAAATTCATATTTAAGAGAACCGGATTCTCCATTTAATCTTCTCTTAATGTTATTGGCCACCTTGTCCTTATCATCGTCATGAACCAGAAGGGGGGGATCTAAAATGTCAACAATCTCTTCACTTTCATATCCAAATATTTCACAAAAATGATTGTTAACATACCTAAAACGGTTATCCTGAATTAAATAAACACCAACTAAAGAATTTTCAACAAGGCTTTTATATTTTCTTGCATTTTCTTTTAATTCCTGCTCAATAGCATGTTGTTGAGTTATATCGATTAAGATTCCGGCAACAGCCTTTTTCCCATTAAAATTAATTAGGTTACCAAATACTTTAACATATGCCTGTTCGCCATCTTTTCTGATGATTCTGAATTGACTGTCAGCTGTTTTTATATCACCCGACATCCGTTTATTTACATATGATTGCAGGCTATTTATGTCATCCGGAACAATGATATCCAACGTTTCCATCTTATCAACAGTTTCCTCATATGAATATCCGGTAATAATAGACCAACCTTCACTAACATATTTAAACTTGTTATCCTGAAGTATGTATACACCAACTAAAGGATTTTCTGTAATACTTTTAAATAACTCAGAGAATTGATGTTTTTTATTTTTAAAAATATTAAAAACTGATTTTATGGGATCTGAAGAAAATTTAAAAGCTTCCATCCTTAATAAATTATATAAGTGTTAACCTGAATTCTTTCTTAAAATACTACTAAAACAGTAATATCCAACACGAATATTCTGCTTTTTTAACTTTAAATGTCTGTTAAAATATTTTTATGAAGACTTTCGGTTAAGGTTTTATATGATATTGGTTTTAGGTCTGGAGATTTATTATTTAACGACTCATTTAATAAATCTAAACCTCCTTTGAGGGAGGTTTAGTCTTTTCTAATTGTATGTTTTAAAAGGCTATAGGTTAAATTAACCAGAACCTCTATGTTTAAAGTTATTTAATTTTCTGTTCTTAATATTTAAGGTTCTTTTTCCAGCAATTCTTTTCTACTGAAAAAGAAATTTGATTCTCTTTCGGCACTCTCGTCACTATCAGAACCATGAATAGCGTTCATTGATTTACTGATTGCAAAAATTTTTCTAATGGTTCCTTCCTTTGCTTCAGCCGGATCAGTGCTCCCAATCAACTTTCTAAAATCGGCAACTGCATCATCTTTTAATAAAATGGCTGCCACAATGGGACCAGAGCTCATAAAATCAACCAATTCGCCAAAGAATGGACGTTCTTTATGTTCTGCATAGAATTCTTCAGCGTCTTCATGCGATAATTTTACTGATTTAATAGCTGCAATTCGGAATCCTGCCTTTTCGATCATATCTACAATAGCTCCGATATGACGATGTTTGACAGCTCCAGGCTTAATCATTGTAAGTGTTTTATTTCCTGCCATGTGCGTTAGAATTTTTTACTACGGTTAAACTATAGATTTAGGTATTACTTGAATCACTCCATTTATTCTATCTTTGTAAATCTCTAAGATAAAATAAATGATGAATATTAGTGATCAATCACAAGTAGAAATTTTTAAAAATTACGTTAATAACTCTCAGAATATAGTAATTGTTCCACATAATAATCCGGATGGTGATGCATTGGGAGCTTCACTTGGTTTGTTGAACACACTAAAAAATATGGGTAAATCAGTTACAGTGATATCACCCAATGAGTTTCCTGATTTTTTGAACTGGATGCATGGTGTTAATGATGTTTTGATTTATGACAAACAGTTAGCAATAGCAAGTCAGTTGATTGATGAATCTGATCTGATTGTTTTTCTTGATTTTAATGCGTTGTCACGTATTAAGTTAATGCAACCATTATTTGAGAAAGATACCACTCCTCGTGTTATGATTGATCATCATCCATTTCCAGAGGAAGGTACAGCTGAAGTACAGATAAGTGTTCCTGAAGCATCTTCAACGTGCGAATTACTGTATCATGTTTTGTCGTTAAGTGGTTTTAAGCAGACCATTACAAAAGAAGCTGCAGAATGTATTTATGCTGGTATTATGACAGATACAGGAGCACTCAACTATAATTCGAGTCGACCTCAAACCTATCATATTGTTGCTGAATTACTTGAGATGGGGATAGATAAGGAAAATATTCATCAAAACTTATTTCATAACAATTCGTTTGACAGAATGCGTCTACTGGGACATGCTTTAGGGGTTAAGATGCAACGATTACCCGAACAAAAAGCAGCTTATATTGACTTAAGTAAAGAAGAATTACAGCAGTTTAATTTTAAACCGGGTGATACAGAAGGGTTTGTAAATCAGGCTTTATGGATAGAAGGGGTGCAAATGTCAGCATTATTCACTGAGAAAAATAACCTGGTTAAGATATCTTTCCGTTCCCGAAATGGTTTTCCGGCCAATGCCTTTAGCGAAAAGTATTTTGGTGGAGGAGGTCATTTTAATGCTGCAGGCGGTGAGTCAAAGTTATCGTTGACAGAAACGGTTGAGCGTTTTAAAGTAGTATTAAAAGAATTTTGTGACGAAAATGGTTTTTAATCTTAATAAATACAGACTGACATTCTTTTTTATTATTTCATTGTTGATATTGATTTCATCTTGTCAGAATGATAATAAAAAGAAAAAAGTGGTGATAACCAGGGATATGTTAATGGAACATAACCGTAAATTATTGGGGCTTGAGGCAGATGTTATTAAAAAATATCTTGAAGATAATAAGATCGAGATGCAGCAAACTCCCACTGGATTATGGTATCGAATTGTATCAGATTCAACAAGTTCTAATGCTGAAAAAAATCAAGTTGCCTATCTCGATTATAAGGTCTCACTTCTTGATGGTACAGAATGTTATTCGTCTGATAAAGATGGTATCTGGACAATAGTAGTGGGAAAGGGGGAAATTGAATCTGCAGTGCAGGAAGCATTGTTACTGGTTGGAGAAGGCGACAGTATTCAATTTATTGCTCCTCCTCATTTAGCTCATGGACTGGCTGGTGATGGTGATAGAATACCCAGTCAGAGTATTTTAAAATATGATGTAAAAGTTCTTCGCATCGAAAAATTAAAGTAAGGTGATGCAGAACATAACTTATGGTTTGAAGATTACCTAAAATTAACTTTCTTTGTGCAATGGTTACCTTAGCCTTTAAATGAAAATAAAAGATGAATAAAACATTAATAAACAAAGTAATTTATAATAGCTTTCTTTCTGTCGCTGTAATTGCATTGACCATTTTAATTGGTTGCGATGATCCTTATAGTTATACAAGCCCACAGGAATATCTTGATAGTGAAATGAAATTACTGAATGAGTTTTATGCAAATATTATAGACACAGTTGATAATGTTGAAAGAACATGGTTGGAAAAATCTACAGCTGAAGCCATAGATACTGTTGATAACCGTGATGGTTCAGGTATGATGCTTTTTCATACAAAAATTGGAGAAGGTGACTCTGTTAAACTTTATAAGCGTGTTGGATATCGTTATACTCAATATCAGGTTTTAATATATACAGATACCATTGCTGAGAAAGACTTTCCGGGAATGTTTTATTATACATCTAACGAATTTTCAAATTCACCTGTTTTATATACAACTTTTCCTAAAAGCGATTCATACAGTGCCAGTTCACTTGGGATTCCGCAAGGCGTTAACGAAGCTATATTAAATATGCGCTATGGAGGTGAATGCAGGGTAGTTTTACCATCAACAATAAATGCAAACTCCAGTTATATTACTACCATATTTGATCTGAGAATAACATATCTGGAAAACTAAAGATATTTGAAGACTGCCAAGGCAGTCTTTTTTTTTGTCATAAAAGCAACCTTGATGCAGATTTTTCATCTTGATTACAATAAAACAGATTTGTATTTAAGAAAGGTAAAATTTAGAAAATGAAGTTCAGAAGTAGGTTTTTTATTTTATTGACATCATTATTAGTGGTGTTATCTTCTTGTATGAAAGAGATGGATACAGTGCCGTACACATATCGACTGCTCTGTGTTACATCAATGTTTGGTGATTATTATATGTTTACTTCAGATTCAGGAGATAGGTTTATTGCGCAGACATTACCCAGTCAATATGAATTTGAAGAAGACAAAAGAGTTCTTATCGAGTTTTCTTCTTATGAAGAAAGTGATGAGGATGTGCTGGATTATGAGTATTTTGTTGTGCTATCATCTGTAACGGATATAACAACAAAGGATATTATCTATATAAATGAAGAAAATAAGGATACTTTAGGTAATGATGGAGTTCAGATCAATAATTTATATGCAGTTGGCAATTATTTAAATGTTGATTTTACATTTTGGGCATCTGGTAGTAAATCGCATTATTTTAATACCAGTTATGACTACGATCTACAAACCTCAAATGACACAATTGTATTAACTTTTCATCATAAAGACAATGATGATATCTGGAGATATTCATATTCAGGATTTCTAAGTTTTGATCTTCGTAGTTTGAATGAAGATCAGCTGGAAAGGCCGTATGTTTTAACATTACTAGGCACAAATACTCAAGGAAGTGAATTTAAAGCCAGTATTGATGTAGAATAGGAAATATAAATAAATTAGAAAAATAGAAAGGCATTGTAATTATTACTTTGCCTTTTTTGTTTGAATAAGTGAGAATGTTTATATTTTGTATAATTATATAATTTATTCGCAATTGAATATATTTAGTCTATCTGTCATTATTATTGATCTTTAGTGTTTTATTTTTTTAGGTTTAGCTAAGTATTATTGGATAGAAGGTATATTAATGAGTGGTTTTGATAATACATGCTGTTTTATGAGGTTTTTTGCTTATTTAGAATCATTTTATGAAGATGTTAAAAATCATTTTGGTATTTTTCGCTGTTTGAAATCAAGCATTTTAATTTAAAGTTAACATTAGTGTCTGTTAGAGAGAGGACACGGTAAATTAATAACCTTTATAAGTATTAAAAGAACTATTATGAATCAGCGTAAGAATTATGCTTTGCCAATAGTAATGATGATCTTACTTTTTGGTATGATCTCTTTTGTTACCAATTTGGCTGCACCAATGGGTGTTGTATTAAAGTCTCAATTTGGGGCAAGTAACCTAGAAGGAATCTTAGGAAATTTTGCAAATTTCCTTGCCTACCTATTTATGGGGATCCCTGCAGGTAAATTATTAGAGAAAATTGGCTACAAAAAAACAGCATTGTTAGGAATTGTTGTTGGATTTGTGGGGGTTGGTATTCAGTTTATGTCAGGTATTACCGAGAGCTTTCTTGTATATCTGTTAGGTGCCTTTATTGCAGGTTTCTCAATGTGTATTTTAAATGTTGTGGTTAATCCAATGCTTAACACTCTTGGTGGTGGAGGCAAAAAAGGAAATCAACTTTTACAGGTTGGAGCAACATTTAACTCATTGATGGGTACTTCAGTTCCTTTGTTGGTTGGTATGTTGGTTGGTGAAGTAACCAAAAATACAGCCATTAAAGATGTAAACCCGGTTATGTTTACTGCAATGGGAATTTTTGCTATGGTAGGTATAGTATTATACTTTGTAAGTATTCCTGAACCTCATATGAATACAGGTGAGGTGGTAAAAGAAAAGTCTCAATACAGTGCCTGGTCATTCCGTCATTTTGTATTGGGAGCAATTGGTATTGGTGTTTATGTTGGTGTTGAAGTTGGAGTGCCTGGAACCATGTTTTTCTTTTTATCAGATGCAAATGCCGGAGGATTGGATGCTGCAACAGCTGGAACTGTAGTAGCAACGTATTGGTTACTAATGTTAGTAGGGCGTTTTGTTGGTGCTTCCATTGGAGGTCATGTGTCCAGTAAAAGCATGTTAGTTGCAGCTTCTGCAGTAGGTATGATTTTGGCATTTATGGCTATTATTTCTCCAATTACATCAACGGTGTCAATTCCGGTATTTCAAAGTTCAGCAAC contains:
- a CDS encoding PAS domain S-box protein produces the protein MEAFKFSSDPIKSVFNIFKNKKHQFSELFKSITENPLVGVYILQDNKFKYVSEGWSIITGYSYEETVDKMETLDIIVPDDINSLQSYVNKRMSGDIKTADSQFRIIRKDGEQAYVKVFGNLINFNGKKAVAGILIDITQQHAIEQELKENARKYKSLVENSLVGVYLIQDNRFRYVNNHFCEIFGYESEEIVDILDPPLLVHDDDKDKVANNIKRRLNGESGSLKYEFKGLKKDNTTIYIQVLGTTMQYKNRAAIMGTLIDTTELKLAEDALKESEHLFQTLLNLAPYPISVTDESLRHLIVNKSYCNTFKIEEANVLGKTPHELNFLDEEKYYSNIKEMVLKSNRVDNWELALFNNDGEKKHFLYSCLKLHYKDSTLIMNTFIDVTESKITQEELARHRNNLEILVKDRTDELNKRNQELNNSNRLLLEQKKNLEITLNNLHTAQQQLIQSEKMASLGLLSAGIAHEINNPLNFIMGGSLAIENYLKENPGNNIEEAQTYLNAINEGVNRTADIVSSLNHYSRKNDMERTSCQMNNILSNCLTMLKSKIDSKTEIIKNLSPTLPDINANEGQLHQVMLNIIYNSIQAIDNHTGKIQIVTKVSDNQIIVEILDNGKGIPKEVINNVFDPFYTTKEPGEGTGLGLSISYNIIKEHNGTIKINSEPGEWTCTEIRLPVNETTNE
- the ndk gene encoding nucleoside-diphosphate kinase yields the protein MAGNKTLTMIKPGAVKHRHIGAIVDMIEKAGFRIAAIKSVKLSHEDAEEFYAEHKERPFFGELVDFMSSGPIVAAILLKDDAVADFRKLIGSTDPAEAKEGTIRKIFAISKSMNAIHGSDSDESAERESNFFFSRKELLEKEP
- a CDS encoding bifunctional oligoribonuclease/PAP phosphatase NrnA, producing the protein MMNISDQSQVEIFKNYVNNSQNIVIVPHNNPDGDALGASLGLLNTLKNMGKSVTVISPNEFPDFLNWMHGVNDVLIYDKQLAIASQLIDESDLIVFLDFNALSRIKLMQPLFEKDTTPRVMIDHHPFPEEGTAEVQISVPEASSTCELLYHVLSLSGFKQTITKEAAECIYAGIMTDTGALNYNSSRPQTYHIVAELLEMGIDKENIHQNLFHNNSFDRMRLLGHALGVKMQRLPEQKAAYIDLSKEELQQFNFKPGDTEGFVNQALWIEGVQMSALFTEKNNLVKISFRSRNGFPANAFSEKYFGGGGHFNAAGGESKLSLTETVERFKVVLKEFCDENGF
- a CDS encoding FKBP-type peptidyl-prolyl cis-trans isomerase produces the protein MVFNLNKYRLTFFFIISLLILISSCQNDNKKKKVVITRDMLMEHNRKLLGLEADVIKKYLEDNKIEMQQTPTGLWYRIVSDSTSSNAEKNQVAYLDYKVSLLDGTECYSSDKDGIWTIVVGKGEIESAVQEALLLVGEGDSIQFIAPPHLAHGLAGDGDRIPSQSILKYDVKVLRIEKLK
- a CDS encoding NigD-like C-terminal domain-containing protein yields the protein MKFRSRFFILLTSLLVVLSSCMKEMDTVPYTYRLLCVTSMFGDYYMFTSDSGDRFIAQTLPSQYEFEEDKRVLIEFSSYEESDEDVLDYEYFVVLSSVTDITTKDIIYINEENKDTLGNDGVQINNLYAVGNYLNVDFTFWASGSKSHYFNTSYDYDLQTSNDTIVLTFHHKDNDDIWRYSYSGFLSFDLRSLNEDQLERPYVLTLLGTNTQGSEFKASIDVE
- a CDS encoding MFS transporter — its product is MNQRKNYALPIVMMILLFGMISFVTNLAAPMGVVLKSQFGASNLEGILGNFANFLAYLFMGIPAGKLLEKIGYKKTALLGIVVGFVGVGIQFMSGITESFLVYLLGAFIAGFSMCILNVVVNPMLNTLGGGGKKGNQLLQVGATFNSLMGTSVPLLVGMLVGEVTKNTAIKDVNPVMFTAMGIFAMVGIVLYFVSIPEPHMNTGEVVKEKSQYSAWSFRHFVLGAIGIGVYVGVEVGVPGTMFFFLSDANAGGLDAATAGTVVATYWLLMLVGRFVGASIGGHVSSKSMLVAASAVGMILAFMAIISPITSTVSIPVFQSSATGLSFGMANVPISAMYLVLIGLCTSVMWGGIFNLAVEGLGKFTASASGIFMTMVVGGGILPLVQNGIADISNYMVSYWVPFLGLAYLLYYSLIGSKNVNTDIPVE